The proteins below are encoded in one region of Lactuca sativa cultivar Salinas chromosome 3, Lsat_Salinas_v11, whole genome shotgun sequence:
- the LOC111881525 gene encoding uncharacterized protein LOC111881525, which yields MAPTTMIVCTTSKWLFDSMEKNMPLKKKSLKLMKPIASYKKDYDDATKVSCIMVATMAPELQRFYEDYWPYEMNNDLEEKYHIRARQEKYEVVKSFMACKMKEGESVCNHVQRMQRYMEHIIRLNVHFDEEFAIDMILNSLPSFYDHFILSYHLNNTETTLAQLHNLLQIAESETKGKNPTLLVMLLFLPLVKAKGRRERLLPKLTGRRSPILGLLEMVQRKGPTQTFEFVTPQNR from the coding sequence ATGGCACCAACTACAATGATTGTTTGCACAACATCAAAATGGCTTTTTGATTCCATGGAAAAGAATATGCCCTTGAAGAAAAAATCATTGAAATTGATGAAGCCAATAGCCTCCTATAAGAAAGACTACGATGATGCAACAAAAGTTTCTTGCATCATGGTCGCTACAATGGCTCCTGAGTTGCAgaggttctatgaggactactggccataTGAGATGAACAATGACCTTGAGGAAAAGTACCACATAAGAGCTCGTCAAGAGAAATATGAAGTGGTCAAGTCcttcatggcttgcaagatgaaagagggagAGTCTGTTTGCAACCATGTGCAGAGAATGCAAAGATACATGGAACACATTATTAGGCTCAATGTGCATTTTGACGAGGAGTTCGCCATTGACATGATCTTGAACTCCTTGCCAAGTTTTTATGATCATTTCATATTGTCTTATCATTTAAACAACACAGAAACCACGTTGGCCCAACTCCACAACTTGCTACAGATTGCTGAGTCAGAAACGAAGGGAAAGAATCCAACCCTTCTGGTAATGCTCCTGTTCTTGCCATTGGTaaaggcaaagggaagaagagaaaggctGCTCCCAAAGCTAACTGGAAGAAGAAGTCCAATTTTGGGTCTTCTAGAAATGGTCCAAAGAAAAGGACCAACTCAGACATTCGagtttgtaacaccccaaaaccgataa